Genomic window (bacterium):
GCGCTTCGTGCCGCCCGATGAGTTCGCCGAGCTGAAGGCGATCGGCGAGGCGATGGGCTTCAAGCACGTGGAGGCCGGGCCCTTCGTGCGCTCGAGCTACATGGCCCACAAGCACGTGGGGCTCTGATTGGCCGTCGACCCGCGCCGGCCGCCTTGTCGGGATGCGGGACTAGGCTAGCGTCAATCAGCCGGTGCTTGGCAAG
Coding sequences:
- a CDS encoding lipoyl synthase (catalyzes the radical-mediated insertion of two sulfur atoms into an acyl carrier protein (ACP) bound to an octanoyl group to produce a lipoyl group) — protein: RFVPPDEFAELKAIGEAMGFKHVEAGPFVRSSYMAHKHVGL